The following are from one region of the Mycolicibacterium helvum genome:
- a CDS encoding formate/nitrite transporter family protein, with protein MSSTSQRQLGESNSPIEDELEEAFTRMVDEGAQRLHRAWREVLVTGFFGGTEVAIGVLAYLSVLNETHNPLLAGLAFSIGFLALLLGRSELFTEGFLVPVATVVAKRASVGQLAKLWSGTLVANLVGGWAIMALIMTGLPKLKAQTIESAEHFVTAPLSAQSLALAVLGGMVITLMTRMQHGTDSMPGKIAAAVAGAFVLAGLTLFHSILDSLLIFGALATGEAPFGYLDWLGWFWYTLVGNAAGGLVLVTLLRLVRSKERIKDEREDADQGTG; from the coding sequence GTGAGTTCAACGAGCCAGCGCCAACTGGGTGAATCGAACAGCCCGATCGAGGATGAACTCGAAGAGGCGTTCACCCGCATGGTGGACGAGGGCGCGCAACGCCTGCACCGCGCCTGGCGTGAGGTCTTGGTCACCGGGTTTTTCGGCGGGACCGAAGTCGCGATCGGCGTACTGGCCTATCTGTCGGTGCTGAACGAAACCCACAACCCACTGCTGGCGGGTTTGGCCTTCTCGATCGGCTTCCTGGCGCTGCTGCTCGGCCGCAGTGAGCTGTTCACCGAGGGCTTTCTGGTGCCGGTTGCGACGGTGGTGGCCAAACGCGCCAGCGTCGGTCAGCTGGCGAAATTGTGGAGCGGCACTCTGGTGGCGAATCTGGTCGGCGGTTGGGCGATCATGGCGCTGATCATGACGGGTTTGCCCAAGCTGAAGGCGCAAACGATCGAGTCCGCAGAGCATTTCGTCACCGCACCGCTGTCGGCGCAGAGCCTGGCGCTGGCGGTGCTGGGCGGAATGGTGATCACGTTGATGACGCGAATGCAGCACGGCACCGACTCGATGCCCGGCAAGATCGCCGCCGCTGTGGCGGGCGCGTTCGTGCTTGCCGGTCTGACGTTGTTCCACTCGATCTTGGACTCGCTGTTGATTTTCGGTGCGCTGGCCACCGGCGAGGCGCCGTTCGGCTATCTCGATTGGTTGGGCTGGTTCTGGTACACGCTGGTCGGCAACGCCGCGGGCGGGCTGGTGTTGGTGACGTTGTTGCGGCTGGTGCGGAGCAAGGAGCGAATCAAAGACGAGCGGGAGGACGCAGATCAAGGCACGGGGTGA
- a CDS encoding PucR family transcriptional regulator, protein MQLTLSDILELPSIRAGEPEVVCTGPMDEAVRWVHVSDLADLSGLLTGGELVLTTGQALADPARRDAYLPGLADAGATGVVIELGLHIDALPESVRAIGSALSLPVIVLHRPVRFIDVTEEVHRRIVADQYAEVAYGQRVHEAFTALSMRRASVDQIVTAAAEMLDTPVVLEDLNRQVLAFDGWGTPATVLLADWERRSRLTVGDAWTACPVGPYREEWGRLIAPRIAADTRAVMTLERAAQALALHRMVEQNRSSLELRAQSGLVDDLRRGRITDEAEATARAHALGLRPALTYVPMAVRVRESAGADQVAVAQRRVRTLDAIMHAVRAAGHTGLAATRDDGQIDLMLAPQRTSTLDEVCSAIRQSVIRLDGVGDCTIGVGPESSRLVDAVGGLREAGHVAEVAMSMPLRALPFHRASDVRLRGLLSLIRTDPRVQAFAETELAGLLAHRAKHGDETFDLLRRFLNAGGNKAELARTLHMSRPTLYSRLDALERIVGLDLDDAESRTSLHVAMLILNPAGE, encoded by the coding sequence ATGCAGCTGACGCTCTCCGACATTCTCGAGCTGCCGTCGATCCGGGCTGGCGAGCCGGAGGTGGTGTGCACCGGGCCCATGGATGAAGCTGTGCGCTGGGTCCACGTCAGCGACCTTGCCGACCTGTCCGGCCTACTGACCGGCGGGGAGTTGGTCCTGACCACCGGCCAGGCGCTGGCCGATCCGGCTCGCCGCGACGCCTATCTGCCAGGGTTGGCCGACGCCGGCGCCACCGGCGTGGTGATCGAACTCGGGCTGCACATCGATGCCCTTCCGGAGTCGGTTCGAGCCATCGGTAGCGCGCTGTCGCTGCCGGTGATCGTGCTGCACCGGCCGGTTCGCTTCATCGACGTCACCGAAGAGGTGCACCGCAGGATCGTCGCCGATCAGTACGCCGAAGTGGCCTACGGGCAGCGGGTGCACGAGGCGTTCACCGCGCTGAGCATGCGCCGCGCCTCGGTCGATCAGATCGTCACCGCGGCGGCGGAGATGCTGGACACCCCGGTGGTGCTGGAGGACCTCAACCGCCAAGTGCTGGCGTTCGACGGTTGGGGCACGCCGGCCACCGTCCTGCTGGCGGATTGGGAGCGCCGCTCCCGGCTGACCGTCGGCGACGCATGGACGGCGTGTCCCGTCGGTCCGTATCGGGAGGAGTGGGGCCGGTTGATCGCCCCGCGGATCGCCGCCGACACCCGGGCGGTGATGACGTTGGAGCGGGCAGCCCAGGCACTGGCTCTGCACCGGATGGTCGAACAGAACCGTAGCTCGCTCGAACTACGCGCGCAGAGCGGCCTTGTCGACGATCTACGGCGCGGCCGGATCACCGACGAGGCAGAGGCGACCGCCCGAGCCCACGCGCTGGGCCTGCGGCCGGCGCTGACGTATGTGCCGATGGCAGTACGAGTGCGCGAGAGCGCGGGGGCCGATCAGGTCGCGGTCGCGCAGCGGCGGGTGCGGACGTTGGACGCAATCATGCACGCGGTGCGCGCCGCCGGCCACACCGGTCTGGCAGCCACCCGCGACGACGGGCAGATCGACTTGATGTTGGCGCCGCAACGCACCAGCACCCTGGACGAGGTGTGCTCGGCGATTCGCCAGTCGGTCATCCGGCTGGACGGCGTCGGCGACTGCACGATCGGAGTGGGGCCGGAGTCCAGTCGCTTGGTCGACGCAGTGGGCGGCCTGCGCGAGGCCGGTCACGTCGCCGAAGTTGCGATGTCGATGCCGTTGCGCGCCTTGCCATTTCATCGCGCTTCGGATGTACGGCTGCGCGGGTTGCTGTCGCTGATCCGCACCGATCCGCGGGTGCAGGCGTTCGCCGAGACCGAATTGGCCGGACTGCTCGCGCACCGCGCGAAACACGGCGACGAGACGTTCGACCTGTTGCGGCGCTTCCTGAATGCCGGCGGCAACAAAGCCGAGCTGGCCAGGACGCTGCACATGTCACGGCCGACGCTGTATTCCCGGTTGGATGCACTCGAACGCATCGTCGGCCTCGACCTCGACGACGCAGAGTCGCGAACCTCGCTGCATGTCGCGATGCTGATCCTGAATCCGGCGGGGGAGTAG
- a CDS encoding CoA-acylating methylmalonate-semialdehyde dehydrogenase: MTLTAPTTRVRTIAHWADGKNFAGSSDRTAPVTNPATGQVTGQVALADVADARAVIDAAAAAFPAWRDTSLAKRTTVLFSFRELLNARKEELAAIITAEHGKVLSDALGEVSRGQEVVEFACGISHLLKGGMTENASTNVDVASIRQPLGPVAVISPFNFPAMVPMWFFPIAIAAGNTVVLKPSEKDPSAALWIANLWAEAGLPAGVFNVLQGDKVAVDELLTNKAIKAVSFVGSTPIAQYVYSTGTMHGKRVQALGGAKNHAVILPDADLDLAADAMVNAGFGSAGERCMAISAAVAVGPIADELVAKIAQRTTSLKIGDGTRNTDMGPLVTKAHRDKVASYIDAGEADGATIVVDGRGTAVDGESDGFWLGPTLIDNVTPDMSVYTDEIFGPVLSVVRVDTYDKALELINSNPYGNGTAIFTNDGGAARRFQNEVEVGMVGINVPIPVPTAYYSFGGWKSSLFGDTHAHGTEGVHFFTRGKVVTTRWLDPSHGGINLGFPQNN; the protein is encoded by the coding sequence ATGACTCTCACCGCGCCCACCACTCGCGTCCGGACCATCGCCCACTGGGCCGACGGGAAGAACTTCGCCGGCAGCAGTGATCGCACCGCCCCCGTGACGAACCCGGCCACCGGGCAGGTCACCGGTCAGGTCGCACTGGCCGACGTCGCCGACGCCCGCGCGGTCATCGACGCCGCGGCAGCGGCGTTCCCGGCGTGGCGCGATACGTCGCTGGCCAAACGCACGACGGTGCTCTTCTCGTTCAGGGAGCTGCTCAACGCCCGCAAAGAGGAGCTCGCCGCGATCATCACCGCCGAACACGGCAAGGTGCTCTCCGACGCGCTCGGCGAAGTCAGCCGTGGCCAGGAAGTCGTCGAATTCGCTTGCGGTATCTCGCATCTGCTCAAGGGCGGGATGACCGAGAACGCCTCCACCAACGTCGACGTCGCCTCGATCCGCCAGCCACTGGGCCCGGTGGCCGTCATCAGCCCGTTCAACTTCCCCGCAATGGTGCCGATGTGGTTCTTCCCCATCGCCATCGCCGCCGGAAACACCGTGGTGCTCAAGCCCTCTGAGAAGGATCCCTCGGCCGCACTGTGGATCGCGAACCTGTGGGCCGAGGCCGGACTCCCGGCCGGCGTCTTCAACGTCCTGCAGGGTGACAAGGTCGCCGTCGATGAGCTGTTGACCAACAAGGCCATCAAGGCCGTCAGCTTCGTCGGTTCCACCCCGATCGCACAGTACGTGTACTCCACCGGCACCATGCACGGCAAACGCGTGCAGGCTCTGGGTGGAGCCAAGAACCACGCGGTGATCCTGCCCGACGCCGACCTGGACCTGGCTGCCGACGCGATGGTCAATGCCGGCTTCGGCTCGGCAGGCGAACGCTGCATGGCGATCTCGGCCGCAGTGGCGGTTGGCCCGATCGCCGACGAGCTGGTCGCCAAAATCGCCCAGCGCACAACGTCATTGAAGATCGGCGACGGCACCCGCAACACCGATATGGGCCCGTTGGTCACCAAGGCGCACCGAGACAAGGTGGCCTCCTACATCGACGCCGGTGAAGCCGACGGTGCCACCATCGTCGTCGACGGCCGCGGAACGGCGGTGGATGGCGAGTCCGACGGATTCTGGCTGGGCCCCACCTTGATCGACAACGTCACCCCCGACATGAGCGTCTACACCGACGAGATCTTCGGCCCGGTGCTGTCGGTGGTCCGGGTGGACACGTATGACAAGGCACTGGAGCTGATCAACTCCAACCCCTACGGCAATGGCACCGCGATCTTCACCAACGACGGCGGCGCCGCCCGGCGCTTCCAGAACGAAGTCGAGGTCGGCATGGTCGGCATCAACGTGCCCATCCCGGTTCCGACCGCCTATTACAGCTTCGGCGGCTGGAAGAGTTCACTGTTTGGTGACACCCACGCGCACGGCACGGAAGGCGTGCACTTCTTCACCCGTGGCA